The sequence TTACATTGAAAAGGATGGTTGTTGGATGAATAAAGAAGTCAAAATTTAATAAGTGAGTAAAACAATTTCACCATGTGAGTTTTATAAGTATTCGAGAGTTTTTCGTGATTTACAAATTGAGTTTACAAATATGCACGGTTAATAACTTTATCTTTCTAacacattttttcttatttattaaaattcatgcGATTTTctgtaatttgaaattaattgttaGAATTCTTTCATAAATTCTTGTAGATTACTATTAATTGTAACGTTTCATGTTggagaatatttaaaattgattatgaattaaattaatttttagtagcTTTTAcattgaattcaatttttttttttactgaatctTATTTAtaacttgattttataataaaagtattcaaacataaaacatatcacttcaaaattaattctatttaaaattaattttttcaacatTCATCCAAATACACACTAAAAATGTATACCAACACACATATATTCTACGAGAAATTACACTGATAATTTTCTGAGGCTTCCTGGATTTATATAAACTTGTCTATTTTccattttatactattttccttaattgtttaatatatatatatatatatatattaacaccTTTTATACATTAGACTaatccttttaattaattttttgaaaatagtcCACGGTATTCCTACAAGGGAGGATATTGTAAATGTTATCTTTTCTTctcaatacaaaattatttaatatttttaaaaaatatattataaaaaatatttttcttaaaaaatggaGAAATGCACCAAAAAATATCTTCAAATCATGACAGATGGGGAAGGAATATTTTTCATACGCTACGCCCACGAAATTTAACAAGTTTTCCCTATTTATCTTCGATCAAGGAAGTGAAAATCacgcaagttttttttttcatttctctctttcACTCTCAGCTTCCTAATCTATCCAATCAAAACATAGTGCAGtatagtaaaattattattcttatcTAAAAACAAGTCAATTGTATTTTAATAGACATTTTTTATATGCAAAATTTGAATTCGTAGTCTTATTATAATGAACCAAATATgcattacttttaatttatccACACCTGATCATTGaaagtacttttttttaatcaactttACCTAACCTAAATGAATGACTTTCTAGATAAGTTCTCTTTTCTTACATCTAAAGAAGCGAAAGTCATGTAATCTTTCACATTttagtctctctctctcattctctcctTCTTAATTTACCCaatctaaacatatatatagtgTAGTATAGTAAATtaaagtattattattttatctaaaaacaAGTAAAGTTATATTTTCGTAgagaattttttatgtattaaatttgaattcaaagtcTTATTATAATCTAATATGCATTACTTCTTATAAGGGATcggagaagtatcatttaaatttttttgtttcaaatcatcaaaaatattattttttttctacaggGTGAGATCACTGGTAACAGGGAGAAGGTTAATACTAAAGGTTACCTCAGCAAGAAAGGGATGCTCCAATTATTACAAGTGAAAATTCCACCTGttctggaaaaaaaatgtcacaGTACAGCAATTATAGAAAATTCTacgacttatatatatatatatatatatatatatatatataatattatacgaCATATTAGTTGAAAGCTTGTTACAAGAAATTGGCAAAGATAAggacaattatttttttgtacgtaacacaaaaaaaaaatcttataataattGTATATATAGATTAAGTCAACTAATCAGATAACCTAAGACTTTAAACTACTTGGTAGCACCTATCATGCGCATTACTACCCTATCATGCGCATTGACGTTTTTACCAGTTTAATTAAATTCGGAGAGAGACAGTGTGAAATGactaaaataatatgatttcttctgtttttctaTTTGGTGGGGAGAAAACCTATAATATTAACCTTGGAATATCGAACGTGAGCAATCCTTAATTAAACATTTGACGTCATCACACGCATAATTTGTGATGTTGCTACTACAcattgcaaaataaaaaaaaaggacaataTTATCTCATTGTCCAATTAGGGTAGTgatatgtcaatttttttaaaaaatactatggTGTAAGCTCTAGGTAGTATGTTGACTCTCTTTATAGGATAGTGATCGACTCTTAGGTCGATGAGTGATAGATCCTCTTCTTTAAAGGATCATTTCTTACCTCACCTCCAAAATCATGTTAGAAGTCATTGGTATAATAACTTCCTCTTCGTTCTAGCTCAGTTGAAGCTGAAGGATTGTGCACCTTAACTTCATGGTTGCATAGGCTGACCGTCTAATTTTTTCATGCTATCATCCTTGAGGTTGAGAAATTTTGTACCCTCTTGATTGTATGTCAACTATCTTTATAATATTGGTGATCGACCCTTAACTTGGAGGTTGACAAACCCTTTTAAAAGGACCATCTCTTATCTCACCTCCCAATTAAAGCCACGTCACGTATCACTAGTACAATTGTCTAGGGGTAACTTCGGAGAACTTGAGATGATGACTAAACAACAATATGGGAAAAACCACCCCCTAGAATATCGGATGACGCTCTAGGCAGAAAAGGGGGAAAATTAATGTGAAAATTGGACAAAAGAAAGACATATAAAACACACTTAATGCATTAACTAAGTCTTCCAAACCTTAAAAAGAACCTATACCGGAACACGTATTAAATTGTTATTCATTCCTcactacaaatattttattaacattcattatttttttcatcacatTATTTTACCTATTATAATATCAACTTTATGGTAAAGGGCTATAAAGAAAGCCATCACTTATACGAAAACACTACAGCAAAAACCACTTTTAGTggcaataaatatttcttttagtgTCGATAAAAATTGCCACAATTGTTTTTAACGAATCTTAACATATACTCAGCAAGAAATGCACATGCAGAGATTCGATACATAACAGGACGGTCTAACTCAGACAGTACAAATGCTAACTTTTACACAACAAAATGAACAAATACAAGAATAAACCCATGATCAATCAAAGCCCCATAAATTCACGCACATAAAAGGAAACTTCCAGGGCTGGCATTCCTCTGCGGAAAAGAGAATATGAAATCTTTCTGGTACCCTTTTAACCACGACCAAACAAGAAACAGAATTATCTGAATCAGAGTCTGTTTATCCAATTGCTTTCCTTGGAACACAGTTAAATTTCTCGGCTGTCATAGGCTCCAAGAAACCGTAAACCAGAAAATTGGTCACCATTTTCTCACCCTAACACCTTACAAACCATGAGAGTGTTGCCAATAATATGTGCTGCTGCCGATTCTGGGAGCACCGAATAGAGGCCAATAATTGGTAACACCATTTCCATACTTGTTGCACCTCCCCACATGTGCATAAAATGTGTGACATCGTTTCTACCATATATGCCATGGAAAAACGGACAGGAAAGATCATGATTTGAGCAATCGCGGACCTTTTCAATGTAATGAGCAAATCGATTAGGCCTACTAAGACTCGAAAGTTGGATGAAGTGATTCACAAAGTTAACGCCAAGTTTGACAGTAAACGGAAGCAGAAAAGGGTTGTCAAAAAGTATACGTCTGGCTCATTCTTAACAGCTGCTGGGGTCTCTTATTTTTGCTTTTCACGGCTCTGCAAACTTACTGCACCGTTTATAGCTGCTCTGGTTCCTCAAGACTTGGTAAATTGCCAGACGAAGATGGGGAATATTATGgtagaaataattatttcattagCTCTTTGTAAATTTTAGTGTTCATGTTTTTAATGATTTACTAGTTGAATGTGAGTGTGTAGTCGTTGTACTTCAGGGTTTAATTAGTGTATCTCGTATAATTAGTGTGATTTGCGtgtgtaatatttatttaaggttTCATGAAACAGGTTGTCGAGTTATAGTattaaaaatacaagtggtgctattaaaatagaaaacttaGCTGGCTAGAATTATGACAGAATTTAGCAAAATTTAAGGATGGTTGTTGGATGAATAAATGACTCAAACCACTCATGCATCCGAGAATTAAAAAAGCACAACATGCCCCAATGTattctattaaattatttataaatttctgACTTCCTAATTTGTTATAAACaaatattctctttttttacAAGTAGTTTCATTTTAATAAGTGAATAAGACAATTCCACtattcagaaagaaaaaagattctTGTATGTTTTAGTCTTCGAGTTTTTAATGATTTACTAGTTGAATGTACTTCAGGGTTTAATTAGTGTATCTCGTAATATTATTGTGATTTGCgtttgtaatatttatttaaggttTCATGAAACAGGTTGTTGCAAGGAAGCGAGTTATATAGTATTAAAAATACAAGTGATgctattaaaatagaaaaattagctAGCTAgaattatgatagaatttagcAAAATTTAAGGATGGTTTTGGATGAATAAATAACTCAAACCACTCATGCATCCGAGAATTAAAAAAGCACAACATGCCCCAATGTattctattaaattatttataaatttctgACTTCCTAATTTGTTATaaacaaatattcttttttttacaagtaGTTTCATTTTAATAAGTGAATAAGACAATTCCACtattcagaaagaaaaaagattctTGTATGTTTTAGTCTTCGAGTTTTTAATGATTTACTAGTTGAATGTACTTCAGGGTTTAATTAGTGTATCTCGTATAATTATTGTGATTTGCgtttgtaatatttatttaaggttTCATGAAACAGGTTGTTGCAAGGAAGCGAGTTATATAGTATTAAAAATACAAGTGATgctattaaaatagaaaaattagctAGCTAgaattatgatagaatttagcAAAATTTAAGGATGGTTTTGGATGAATAAATAACTCCAACCACTCATGCATCCGAGAATTAAAAAATCACAACATAGCCCAATGTattctattaaattatttataaatttctgACTTCCTAATTTGTTATAAAcaaatattctttcttttttacaagTAGTTTCATTTTAATAAGTGAATAAGACAATTCCACtattcagaagaagaaaaaagattcTTGTATGTTTTAGTCTTCGAGTTTTTTTGCGTGTGATTTACTAGTTGAATGTGGATCATATGGTTAATAACACTCTTTTCAACTGTCTtcttcaaacatattttttcttattcattaaaattcatgttattttctttaatttgaaaacaagattcaccaaataaaattataaaattatgtttagtAAGACATGCATTTTAGttggattttaatttttataagtttaaaaacttatttgaccttataaataatgtttggtagctaaacaagttttttttagtaactagtaacaattttttatgtgctacttaaattaatattttttttaaataaaaatttagtttctaactttatatatttatttatttcttgtcCTTATAATACCTATTaaatttttgctttaaaatttttaaataaggtaaatttaattatatttttaagacattTTAACCATTACACAAAGCAGTATAATATTTACTTAGGTGtgtttttactattttaacctcatttggaaaatattttaagatattgtAAAATATTAGTAGTGGAATAtacaatatgaaaaatataatacttGAAACCAaacaatatattcaaaataatgatttataaataaaaacaataagagtttaaaattaattaaaaaaattataaagaccccaaaatatatttttatcaatcaaattaaattgaattttacatataaaaaaatatcatttgaaCGTGCCATTATTGTCATTTTACATTTATCAGTtgcttaaataaataatttatcaaacctTATAATTTGATAAGTTAGCATAACAATTTTTAgctatcaattaattttttagcttgtaattaacttttcaaataattttgctAAACATAGTCTAGGACGTGCAATTCGTTGGTGCAACTAGTGGTGATATGATTCCTCAAGAAATTAAGAAGAGAGAAGACAAAAAGTATGTGTAATTTTTAGGTTTGATTCGCCCCAAATGAACCCTATATATAGAAATTGGATGCAATATATAATATGTTGGCGAATCCTCTTTAAGATATAATGGAGTTCTTTGATATGGATTGCACACCCACAATTAAGCATATCATCAATgacaatttacaaaataataagaaaggaaatgatttttttaggagTAAGAAAGGAAATGATATGAAAGAATCTCGTGAATTTTGTGGCCatggttttgttgtttttttgtatGTAGACTTGTTCTATTTACAGACAACCTCATTTCTTTTGGTGAAAGAATTTGATATTTCAAAACTTGTTCCATTGACAGACCACCTCATTTCTaggtatttaaatttttttaattggatttttaattttattttttaattgaatctttttcatcaaattctgattatgaaaaaataactaCAAACATAAATTAGAAGTGCAAACagtgaattgatatttttaaaatatgtgataAGTATAACTAAGTCcattataagtatttttaacaGAGTTTAAGACTTTTTCACGTCAATACCCAAATATTCTTTcacaatttagtttttaataaaaaattatttaataaaccaCAAGTTTGTTGAGACatctacacatttttttttataaaaattcaaattaattatgtaacCAAGAAGTAAACGTTAGTGTTGATTATGTTTGCCAAcacaattagtttttaattttttttttactagttgaaATACTTATAAGCATTTCACAGTTTGATAAAcagatttttttagtttagaatagtatattttaaaatactatagttttttctcttttatttttaatatatttatcaaattttttttactatcattttttaaataaatcagagttttattaaatttttttcttcactcatTCATATGTTTGAAGTATGCCTGTTTatcactctattttttttccaacgagtccactctctttttttttcaggtaatttttaatcaaataatttttattcttgatcaattgtaattatttttttgcaatTGATGATCAAACTTTCGTATTCTTTTTCTAGTGGTGTGGCGGTTTATTTGTCGACAGTCTTCGAAACTTTTCGCAACTGATAATTTTCTCTCGCAATTCATAATGagcgtatatttttttacatattggGTGTGTACTAGCTAGGAACTaaaaatgcaattaaaataatttatacaaaaataaaaatgacaagagtctaaatttaattaaaaataaaactataattttatccctaatataaaattagtatatatatatatgcatattctTATAAATACgttcatttatgttattttatatttttttatctattttaataattatttttactcaacacttattaataatttaataaattaatttttcaattaattttcaatcataATTATTTCTAGTTAACCTTACGTttgataagttattttaattaatttataattatttcattaactgaaaaatttatttgacttgattaataagttttatttaatagtttaagtttttttttaaatattaacttgtaactttttatatattttttttatttttaaaaaatatttattattttttcttattatccttctaaaataaaacaaaattttattatttatttgttttctttcactCAATTCTCCTACACATTTTTATAttacactatttattttaaccattatactatttataatatttttattattattttagtattattcttcacaaaatttacaatgatagatattagatttattttattttgttattatttttttaataattttatattaaacagtattttaactattatgttaacataataaaattataatgtgtagttaactgtttttttttttagttgattttaaaattgaaagtattttaaaatatagtataaGATTAGTAGAAGAATACATAATATAAAGAATGTaataattgaaactaaaaaatgaacgaaaataatttatctataaataaaaattacaatattttaaaattaattgaaaaaaaaataaattataacacctctaaatatatttttatcaataaataaaattaaaaattatatacaaatatcatataaatatatttatttttattattttatatttttcaacttcTTTAATAGATAAGTTCATCCAACATCCTTATCATTTAATAAGTTAGTTTAAAAGTTATCAACTACTAATTAACTTTTTAGCTTTTATCTACATTTTCAGCTTTATAGTTTTTCAGCTAATTTTCTCCAacataatttcatttattttttattaaaaatcttgttaattaattacgtatatattttagaaaaataattaatataaaatgacttatAAAAAAGGGTTAACGGTGATTGTGACTCCAATTAATCTAGAAAGTTTAACTTTTTAGATCACTtatgattataatatttttttgtgtaatgATCACACTGAGATTCATATTTATATACTGTCAAACCCTCTCCACTTGATCGATCCTAGTGTTTCTTACTATTGCAATGTAGAGAGTCATTTTggcattaattttaaaactgatCTAAACAatgatatcttttcttctttttttgtcagcaaaaataatatattatataaataaaataggccGTAGGTAACAGCAGTACCAGGAACCGGGTACAAGATCAAGAAGCatagcttataaaaaaatatcaaccatctcataagcCTATCCGTGGTTGATTTTACTTACGCTTGCTAAATATTAATCAATCTAAAATGTCAAAAACAAACaatattaaaagcttttttcccTTGTACTAGTGATTTATCCTTAAAACATTGTTCATTAAGTTTAGCTATCATTGATGTTGAAttgttggttaaaaaaaattgcttatacatatatatagataaCCTAAAATATTTGATTACATGAGAGAGATGGTAACATTAGTCGGcattcatattttcttttgcatgttgcttatattttaaaatgatggtAGCTACTCCGGCCGTTTGAAAGTACGATgaatttttatagtaatttaaTTACACTGTTcaattaactaaattatattctCTTTATAAATAGTCACACGTAAGATTACAAATATAGAAGTAACTGTTGCAAtcaattaaaagtaataatgtATATGAACACAATGAGGCCATTTTTCCATCTTAATACAGTCTCTCGTGTCATTCGTATTAGTATTTTGGATGGATGGCTattaattaatgtcattaaCAACTCTGATGTGATACGTTAACtattaagtaatattttaattgtctCGTCACGTAGCGTTCACATTaccaaaactaaaatgaaaaatttatatgtTATTACACATATTAGTTGAAGCTTCTTGatgatgtttaaattaaaaattgttaagcataaaaaaaaattgttaaaaaaaacaggTAAAGATCGAAAGGGACAATTTATTTGTTTGActtaataaatacattttgaTATCTTTgtttaatccatattttttatcatttcattttaaaatagaaatgttTGATTCTCTATGTTAACAATTTCATAATTTTCGTTTAATTCtctattttatctatattatattatttattttattttgattcaattaaattcttgacctaaaatattcatACAGGATAATCaagaatttatttgattaattaaaatttaaaaaataaaataaataaatataagaaaaattgacAATTGaagcaaaattataaattttttagaataaaaaaagtaaatatttttattttaatatattagagtcaaaattatgaatttgtcAAAATAGAGTGATGAAAGTTATATTTAAGCGAGCCTTAACAATTTTTGTACGATGAAaacaaatttcatatatatatatatatatatatatatatatatatatatatatatatatatatatatattattgggaGATAGATAATGTgtaaaatgactaaaataatttgaagtcaAATTTTGTAGTTATTTTTGTCCAACTAGGAGGGAAGAAGACCAATAATATCGACATCGGAATAACAAACTTTAGCAAGCCATAGGTACGTGTTTGACGTGGTCACCTTTTTTGACGGCACTACCACACGTTCAATTACAAAAAAGACTATCTCATTATCATGGATTACATCATTCTAAGGAAAAATTATCCTTGGATAACATTTACCTATTTGTGTGCATCGCATATGTTTTATAAGCAGGTACATGCAGGAGCATAAGTGAAGTAAAATgggtttattttataaatactaacgTAAATTTATTTGctaattaataatatagtaACACGAttgttttactttaaaaaaaaacagacacACGTTAAATAAATCTTATACTGATACGTGTGTGCCTTGTTTactctatttaaaattttgattattattacTGACAACACGTAAAAAGGTAAAAGAGAGTATAAacataacatttaatttataattggtTATTGATGATGCAAGCAAtgcagaatatatttttttaaaaattgcatcattttccttcctttcatctcaCTCGAgagtagaaatatatttataaatattctttCAACTCTCTTTTATGTCAACAAAACAACccttctttttatctttattctcTCCATTCCATCTCCTTCACTCTATCATTGAAGCtctcaaattttattctattccACTCTATCAAACCAACCTAGTTGCAATATACTAACATATTTTCCCTGCACTCTACATATATATACCGAGTTACCCTCACACTTAAAAGAAGCAAAGCAGTAGCTAGCCCAGAAATTAACAAGAGCATAACCTCAAAAGAAAGCCATGGTGAGGTCTAATGCAAACCTAGATGAGAAGTGGGCAGAACGTATTTGGGACCCGCGTTCTGCGACTGAGGGTGATTCGGAAGAAAATCCCCGCGCAGTATGCATCTGCGTAGTACCTGAATCGTTGCGTTGCAGCAAGAGGGAAGCTTTCATTCCTCAGTTCGTGGGCCTTGGTCCATACCATAATTTAAGCCCTGACCTCATCTTGACCAAGGAAAGGAAGTTGGCCGCAGCCAAGAGGGTCCTCAAAGACCTCCTCTCCGACAGCATGAACCTAATCCAACAACGCATCATCTCAAAGTTTGGCTCACATACCCAAACTTTCTACCACCCAGATTTCAAATCCACAAATAATGATCATACCCTCTCCTTTATTGATGATACCCTCTCCTTACTACTTGCCGTTGACGGCTTGTTCTTGTTGGCTTTCATAAGGCTTCTCACCAGCAGCAGCAGTACAGCTGGCGGCGACCTTGATGATGCAGAGTTCTCTAACTTCCTAACTGGAAAAATCAGGATGCTCCTGTTTAACGCTGCTGGTGTAGAACTGACCAAGAATGTTCTTATCAGGGAAGTTTTCATGCTCGAGAACCAAATTCCCTCTCTGGTACTTGAGCAGATCACTGGATCAGCTCAGGGTCTGGGACTGGGTTCAAACGTGGTGACTTTCTGTAAAAACCACTGTCCTGTTCTCAACTTAGAAGAGCTCCCCAACGTGGACTATGTTCATTTGCTGGATCTAATGTACCATTTGATTGTACCTAGGGCTCAGTCTCCGCCTCAGCCCCAAGAGCCTGAAGCTCGGCCTGAAGCTCCGCTAGAAACTGAGTCCAATGATGACGAACCTCAGCCACCGGGATTGGACAATATTTTCCATCAATCTTTGGAGGCGGGGAATGGGAATTAATTATAGTGCCGCTGATGTTTATATGCGTCATTCCGTATATTGTTGTAGCCCTTATTCATCTCATCATTGTGAATCCCTTTTTGCCGGATCCCAAGCCTGAACCTCATCCTGCTGAGCCTGATTCCGAGACTGAACCTCAGTCAGAGCCAGAACTTGAGCCCGAGACTGAACCTCAGCAAGAGCCAGAACTGGAGCCTGAGACTGAAACTCAGCAAGACCCAGAACTGGAGCCTGAGACCCAACCTCAGTCAGAGCCAGAACTGGAGCCTGAGACTGAAGCTCAGCAAGAGCCAGAACAGGAGCCTGAGACTGAACCTCAGCCAGAGCCCGAGAGTGAATTCCAGCTCTTCGGATCTTGGGAAAGCTTTGGATATGTTCTGGTGGCCGAAGTGTTCCTTCcgggatattttatttatctcgTTGCGAAGCTACTTTTATGGGTGATATGTTCATTAATATATCGCCCAATTAAAAGGGTGTTCAGTTATTTATTTGGTTTGGTCAAAAGAGCATTTCGGCGGAGAAACTTCAACTCTGCGTTCCGATGGTCTCATGAAGCTCTAAAGAACATGGGAAGTAGGGTTAATTATCCATTGGTGGGATCCTTAACACAAGCGGTTGCAGGTCTTGAGGAGCTCACACAAGAACAGCAGTCAACAGATTGGGACGAGGGTGCTCCACTGGCTGAAAGGATTCCACCTGCGAAGAAACTCCGCAGTGCTGGGATCTACTTCCAACCAGCTAAAAGTGGCGCCATCTCATCTATTGATTTCGTTGAAGAAAGTTGCATTTTCTACTTGCCATGTATCAGAATGGGTGTCAACTCAGAAGTGATAATCAGAAACCTCGTGGCTTACGAGACTTTAATTAAATCTGACACCCCCTTGGTCTTCACAAGGTACATTGAGTTGATGAGAGCTATTATAGTCACTTCTGAGGATGTGAAGATTTTGGTAGATAGCCAAATCATCACAAGCGAGTTAACGAATCAAGCCGTCGCGGACTTTTTCAATGGGATGAGCAACTCGATTAGGCCTACCAAGACTGAAGTATTGGATAAAGTGATCCACAAAGTTAAATCCAAGTTCGACAGTACGCGGAAACGAAACTGGGCTGTTATCAAGCATATGTCTAAGACATTCTTTGCAGTTATGGGGGGTCTTTTACTCTTGGCTTTCACGGGTCTGCAAACTTATTGCTCCTTCTTTGGTTGCTCTCGTACTTCAAAACTTGGTCAACTACCTGAAAACGGGGAATATTATGGtaggaataattattttataagctCTATGTAAGTTTTAGTCTTCAATGTTTTGCATGATTTACTAGTTGCATGTGATTGTGTGGTTGCTGTACTTGATAATTTAATGTATCTCATATAGTTATTCTGATTTGTGTATGTAATATTTTAAGGTTCACGTAAGTGCATGTAACTCGTTGCAAGGAAATGAATTCTggtatttatcaataaatatgagTGGTGCTATTATATAGAACAGAAAAACTGGTTAGAATTATGATATGATTAGCAAAAATTAAGGGTGCTTGTTGGATGAATAAAAGAAGTCAAACCTCCCGTGCATCGAAGAACAAATGAATACCAACATGCATATATTCTACTATAAATTgcagtaattattttttaggtttcctaataaatttatataaacttatccatttttttgtctatttttacactaattctttaattgtttttttacagaattccttaattgtttaaaatatagtatattAACACCTTTTATACATTAcactaattcttttaaaatatagtaCTCCTGCAGGGTAGATGAttgtaaatgttattttttcttctcaatacaaaatt comes from Glycine soja cultivar W05 chromosome 20, ASM419377v2, whole genome shotgun sequence and encodes:
- the LOC114402189 gene encoding putative UPF0481 protein At3g02645, with amino-acid sequence MVRSNANLDEKWAERIWDPRSATEGDSEENPRAVCICVVPESLRCSKREAFIPQFVGLGPYHNLSPDLILTKERKLAAAKRVLKDLLSDSMNLIQQRIISKFGSHTQTFYHPDFKSTNNDHTLSFIDDTLSLLLAVDGLFLLAFIRLLTSSSSTAGGDLDDAEFSNFLTGKIRMLLFNAAGVELTKNVLIREVFMLENQIPSLVLEQITGSAQGLGLGSNVVTFCKNHCPVLNLEELPNVDYVHLLDLMYHLIVPRAQSPPQPQEPEARPEAPLETESNDDEPQPPGLDNIFHQSLEAGNGN